The following coding sequences are from one Nicotiana tabacum cultivar K326 chromosome 1, ASM71507v2, whole genome shotgun sequence window:
- the LOC107820264 gene encoding transcription factor DUO1: MEGRRSSTSSSYNRSRYQFEHNEDEIKKGPWKAEEDQVLLNHVKKYGPRDWSSIRSKGLLQRTGKSCRLRWVNKLRPNLKNGVKFSAEEERTVIELQAQFGNKWARIATYLPGRTDNDVKNFWSSRQKRLARILRTSAPQPAKPQNNDNNKNNDSQNDVFQDSPPIEAPKFSSSTDQEESLSKSQSCSSSYFDNSHNMVPFPELVNPNSIAFESNLLQLDFTPNDYKLGIESSHIQTDFGVPLENQEFNMPNFIDVFGQFNGSELDNVQVPFVERSCCDNIVKREIDKPLTPDSFIDDFPLDMFDHIEPLPSPSEW; encoded by the exons ATGGAAGGAAGAAGATCATCAACTTCGTCTTCGTATAATCGTAGTCGTTATCAGTTTGAACATAATGAGGATGAAATAAAGAAAGGACCATGGAAAGCAGAAGAAGATCAAGTGTTGTTAAATCATGTGAAGAAATATGGTCCAAGAGATTGGAGCTCCATTCGATCCAAAGGTCTTTTGCAACGTACTGGAAAATCTTGTCGTCTTCGTTGGGTCAATAAACTTCGACCCAACTTAAAGAA TGGAGTGAAGTTTTCAGCGGAGGAGGAGAGGACAGTGATTGAACTTCAGGCACAATTTGGGAACAAATGGGCAAGAATTGCAACATATTTGCCGGGGAGAACTGACAATGATGTTAAGAATTTTTGGAGTAGTCGCCAAAAGAGATTGGCTAGGATTTTACGAACATCAGCACCACAACCTGCAAAGCCACagaacaacgacaacaacaaaaacaacgaTAGCCAAAATGATGTTTTTCAAGATTCTCCTCCAATAGAG gCACCAAAATTCAGCTCATCAACAGATCAAGAAGAATCTTTATCCAAGTCACAATCATGCTCATCTTCCTATTTTgataactctcataacatggtcCCATTCCCAGAGCTAGTGAATCCAAATTCCATTGCTTTTGAATCAAACCTGCTTCAACTTGATTTCACTCCAAATGACTATAAACTTGGAATAGAATCATCACATATTCAAACTGACTTTGGTGTGCCTTTGGAAAATCAAGAATTCAACATGCCTAACTTCATTGATGTGTTTGGACAGTTCAATGGCTCTGAATTAGATAATGTGCAAGTCCCATTTGTAGAAAGATCATGTTGTGACAATATTGTGAAGAGAGAGATTGACAAGCCACTTACTCCGGATAGCTTCATTGATGACTTTCCTTTGGATATGTTTGATCATATTGAACCTCTGCCTAGCCCATCTGAATGGTGA
- the LOC107820256 gene encoding uncharacterized protein LOC107820256, whose protein sequence is MGKNSYGKKSKSKSNVVKFSSLHVDYDSDFEETVLKRCKSSHAIVVRKDNRREKRVEALHTKDKGKKIENASAMQQNIAIKPKKRKRASTEEVQFDKLPVKKWDYYVALDAKLSCSHWSSHTNIGVVDELKLKLTDEQIQMFRKTCFGYFLDLPPVVVQNQVIRFLMSRELVQDSEDEFYVKINHSTLCFGIREFAIISGLRCVGEVNDEGTYSGSNRLKEAYFPDRDRVSKDDLIDCFMEKRWQSDNDALKISLLYFIYTFLFSTISKRSFESNRDFFLIESGEYEQFPWGKIVFKALIGSVRNKFRFVKKFHRSGGLPLALHIWIYECCSEVDPNIATRVASRVPRILNWNVTKRPSFEKLCNGMLGESRNKLVFTNISATVDELGALYLPINVEFAAQKGVVSEDVCQLSVNESGYITPPFKRSNKQQLRNINSNASNDESFLEGKYSISDFEKLRREYESFKKFVIESFEKVFNGNIPAHNYDQRPDENVENDFEKLNKDFCLFKEYVMDSFAKLFDENKNLHNRFTEKSDAKSDGMADKQGNVDIDSPNNNHDHVTDEVIHVHETTQMNIISQVNQGDTNVLHDRLESVAEYRKNLPTFDGGDYPIPSESQIAILEQTAVQKAVEVVNETNAKTIHKRDCSSATLVPKQYFNLKHPFTIDIGVEPDIALRWAFEQFVDTGTVGAIYKKGKDLIEPYVFRDHHIVKKEWFHTLNYSGQPLDDTHIDVIFYYLRKKIKYDVNVPKSFATTNFPFCVKVKSLYDQFLSSNRDYGVIPKDHEIADYMRGSRMPCNVPWCIHVYDSIRGEQHDAKIREAVQPYAVLIARFLASTGFYRKRHDIDLTNVPYSDRSLADPLAIHLVDDLPQQENADCGVYVASFAEYFIHQRSIPAVFDADQHRKRPGTLLWDYGRSKQENENESELEFSKRSFRINAPATLKNN, encoded by the exons ATGGGTAAAAATTCATATGGTAAGAAATCAAAATCTAAATCAAATGTGGTCAAATTTTCATCTCTTCATGTTGATTATGACTCTGACTTTGAAGAAACGGTGTTGAAGAGGTGCAAATCCTCACATGCAATAGTCGTTCGAAAGGACAATCGAAGGGAAAAACGGGTTGAAGCATTGCAtacaaaagacaaaggaaaaaaaatcgaaaatgcATCTGCTATGCAACAAAATATTGCTATTAAACCCAAAAAGAGAAAGCGTGCTAGCACGGAGGAAGTTCAATTTGATAAACTTCCTGTGAAG AAATGGGATTACTATGTCGCATTGGATGCAAAATTATCTTGTTCTCATTGGAGCTCACATACCAATATTGGGGTTGTTGATGAGTTAAAGTTGAAATTGACGGATGAGCAGATTCAAATGTTTAGGAAAACTTGTTTTGGCTATTTCCTCGATTTGCCTCCTGTTGTTGTACAGAATCAAGTTATACGGTTCTTAATGTCTAGGGAGTTGGTTCAAGATAGTGAGGATGAGTTTTACGTCAAGATCAATCATAGTACCCTGTGTTTTGGGATTAGAGAATTTGCAATTATATCTGGTTTAAGGTGTGTTGGTGAAGTCAATGATGAGGGAACTTATAGTGGATCAAATAGGCTCAAGGAAGCCTACTTTCCCGATCGTGATAGAGTATCAAAGGATGATCTTATTGATTGTTTTATGGAAAAAAGATGGCAGTCAGATAATGATGCTCTAAAGATTTCGTTATTGTACTTCATATACACCTTCTTATTTTCCACAATTAGTAAAAGATCCTTTGAAAGTAATCGAGATTTTTTTTTGATAGAGAGTGGGGAATACGAGCAGTTTCCATGgggaaaaattgtatttaaagCTTTGATTGGTTCTGTGAGAAATAAGTTCAGATTTGTAAAGAAGTTTCATAGGTCTGGGGGTTTACCACTTGCATTGCATATTTGGATTTATGAGTGTTGTTCTGAAGTAGACCCTAATATTGCCACCCGTGTTGCAAGCCGAGTGCCACGGATACTAAATTGGAATGTTACAAAAAGGCCTAGCTTTGAGAAATTATGCAACGGCATGTTGGGAGAATCAAGGAACAAG TTGGTATTTACAAATATTTCTGCAACCGTGGATGAGTTAGGGGCATTATATTTGCCCATAAATGTTGAATTTGCTGCACAAAAAGGTGTTGTTTCTGAGGATGTTTGTCAACTTAGTGTCAATGAATCTGGTTACATAACGCCGCCTTTCAAAAGGAGCAACAAGCAGCAGCTACGAAATATAAATAGCAATGCCTCAAATGATGAAAGCTTTTTGGAGGGAAAATATAGTATAAGTGATTTTGAAAAG CTAAGAAGGGAATATGAGTCTTTCAAAAAGTTTGTGATAGAGTCATTCGAGAAAGTATTTAATGGTAATATACCCGCACATAATTACGATCAAAGGCCCGATGAGAATGTTGAGAATGATTTTGAAAAG CTTAACAAGGATTTTTGTTTATTCAAGGAGTATGTGATGGATTCTTTTGCTAAATTATTTGATGAAAACAAAAATCTTCATAACAGATTCACTGAGAAGAGTGATGCAAAG AGTGATGGAATGGCTGACAAGCAAGGTAATGTAGACATCGATTCTCCTAATAACAATCATGACCACGTTACTGATGAAGTTATTCATGTGCATGAAACTACCCAAATGAATATAATAAGCCAAGTCAACCAGGGAGATACCAATGTTCTTCATG ACCGGTTGGAAAGTGTGGCTGAATATCGGAAAAATTTGCCTACGTTTGATGGTGGTGATTATCCGATTCCAAGCGAGTCTCAGATTGCTATACTTGAACAAACTGCTGTTCAAAAAGCTGTTGAGGTGGTAAATGAAACCAATGCCAAAACAATCCACAAGA GAGATTGCAGTTCTGCGACACTAGTGCCTAAGCAATATTTTAACCTTAAGCATCCTTTTACTATTGACATCGGGGTTGAACCTGATATTGCTTTGCGTTGggcttttgagcaatttgttgatACGGGGAC tgtGGGTGCGATCTACAAAAAGGGAAAGGATTTGATTGAGCCTTATGTCTTTAGAGATCATCATATTGTCAAGAAAGAATGGTTTCACACTTTGAATTACAGTGGTCAACCTTTGGACGACACG CATATTGATGTCATCTTCTACTATCtaaggaaaaaaataaagtatGATGTTAACGTTCCAAAGTCCTTCGCCACGACAAACTTTCCATTTTGTGTTAAGGTAAAATCATTGTATGATCAGTTTCTGTCGAGCAATAGGGACTATGGTGTCATCCCTAAGGATCATGAAATAGCTGATTATATGCGAGGCTCTCGCATGCCGTGTAATGTTCCGTG GTGCATACATGTGTATGATTCCATCAGAGGAGAGCAACATGATGCTAAAATTCGTGAGGCCGTTCAACCATATGCAGTGTTGATTGCTCGTTTCTTGGCTAGTACAGGTTTTTATAGGAAGAGACATGATATTGATTTGACCAATGTACCATACAGTGACAGATCACTTGCTGATCCATTAGCTATTCACTTGGTTGATGATCTGCCACAACAAGAAAACGC TGATTGTGGTGTATATGTGGCATCTTTTGCGGAGTATTTTATCCATCAAAGATCAATTCCAGCTGTCTTCGATGCAGATCAACATCGCAAACGACCTGGTACATTATTGTGGGATTATGGTAGATCTAAACAAGAGAATGAAAATGAAAGTGAGCTAGAGTTTTCTAAAAGAAGTTTCAGAATAAATGCTCCTGCAACATTGAAGAACAATTAG
- the LOC142164271 gene encoding uncharacterized protein LOC142164271, which produces MATLPILIQHGGRWDINNRFVDYSVEGMVISTETKFIDFVSTISKQLMIDTTINLLEIQYKCDEDSPPMMIHNDMRLRVYIELKKKNYAFNEYPLCLTVKEKDMHAFNRNEENSSVCLQIANTYDIHNGDTLQLIAFDNVDDAEVVDFDETPIIDDPLNNTVSEGQLYKDKETLMMALKNYAIQKKFQFKVDRSSPSRYCLVCVNDRCTWFFKSSSLNKSKIFRVRKFSKDHTCSARDRLFTQRVATAPVIGRIICDKYVDPKIIYTAKDIIKDMKKHYGIDLSYWKANRSKQKALQFLRGDPSESYAKLPSYLYMLMHSNPGSVVCLRKSDEEHFMYAFVALYASIKGWEFCKPIVVVDGSFLKATYRGMLLTACSQDAGGKIFPLAYAIVDKENDASWGWFFERFKEAFGDRDDMCIVSDRNESIAKAASIVYPQVSHCMEQIDGRVKDYLFDIGYHRCSRAHAKVNRTMTMTSNIAESLNSATKEARELPIQQLLEEIRMLINRWNYTNRNTAQATFTKFTFKYNAILDENLDASQHMMVRPSTENLHSVIDNGRLFIVCLRERTCSCRRFQLDQIPCPHAWAVLRSKNLEGEDYFSMYYINEYMLKAYDIPIYPHLDESTWTIPVEVLEQVVLPPVWNKMPGRPKKVRYKKVSESQAKRPKSSCGQCGREGHNRRTCRNIPYNH; this is translated from the exons ATGGCTACTTTGCCGATTTTGATACAGCACGGGGGACGCTGGGATATCAACAATCGATTTGTGGATTACTCAGTTGAAGGAATGGTGATTAGTACTGAAActaaatttattgattttgtttcTACAATTTCAAAACAATTGATGATTGACACCACAATTAATCTGCTTGAAATCCAGTATAAATGCGATGAAGATTCACCACCAATGATGATACACAATGATATGAGATTGCGTGTATATATCGagttgaagaagaaaaattatGCGTTTAATGAGTATCCGCTGTGTTTAACAGTGAAAGAGAAAGATATGCACGCGTTTAATCGAAACGAGGAAAATTCATCTGTATGCCTACAAATTGCTAATACATATGATATACATAACGGGGATACACTACAGTTGATTGCGTTTGATAACGTAGATGATGCCGAAGTtgtagattttgatgaaactccAATAATAGATGATCCTCTAAATAATACTGTTTCGGAAGGCCAACTTTACAAGGACAAGGAGACACTGATGATGGCGTTAAAAAACTATGCTATTCAGAAAAAATTTCAGTTTAAGGTTGATCGATCAAGTCCATCAAG ATACTGTCTGGTATGTGTCAATGACCGTTGCACGTGGTTTTTCAAGTCTTCATcgctaaacaagtcaaaaatctTTAGGGTTAGAAAATTCAGTAAGGATCACACATGTTCGGCGAGGGATAGGTTGTTTACACAACGTGTAGCTACTGCTCCTGTTATTGGAagaattatttgtgataaatatgttgatccaaaaataatatacacTGCAAAGGACATAATTAAAGACATGAAAAAACATTACGGTATTGACTTAAGCTACTGGAAGGCAAATAGATCAAAGCAAAAGGCCCTTCAGTTTTTAAGAGGAGACCCAAGTGAGTCGTATGCAAAGCTGCCAAGTTACTTATATATGTTGATGCATTCCAACCCCGGGTCAGTTGTGTGTTTGAGAAAATCAGATGAAGAACACTTCATGTATGCCTTTGTCGCCTTATATGCATCAATAAAGGGATGGGAATTTTGCAAACCTATTGTTGTGGTTGATGGAAGCTTCCTTAAAGCAACGTACAGAGGAATGTTACTCACAGCTTGCTCGCAAGATGCTGGAG GCAAGATTTTTCCACTTGCATATGCAATTGTTGATAAGGAGAATGATGCCTCATGGGGGTGGTTCTTTGAAAGGTTCAAAGAAGCGTTTGGTGATAGAGATGACATGTGCATTGTATCGGACAGAAATGAGAGCATAGCTAAGGCAGCTTCAATAGTATATCCTCAAGTTTCTCATTGT ATGGAACAAATAGATGGAAGAGTGAAGGATTACTTATTTGATATTGGGTATCACAGGTGTAGTAGAGCGCATGCAAAAGTCAACAGAACAATGACAATGACTTCTAACATTGCAGAATCATTAAATTCAGCAACTAAGGAAGCGAGGGAACTTCCGATACAGCAGTTACTGGAAGAAATTCGAATGTTGATCAACAGGTGGAACTACACAAATCGAAACACTGCACAAGCAACATTTACAAAGTTTACCTTTAAATACAATGCTATACTGGATGAAAATCTTGATGCATCACAGCATATGATG GTAAGACCATCGACTGAAAACTTACATTCAGTTATTGATAATGGGAGGTTGTTCATCGTTTGCCTTAGGGAAAGGACATGTAGTTGTAGAAGGTTCCAGCTTGATCAAATCCCTTGTCCGCATGCGTGGGCGGTTTTGAGGTCAAAAAACTTAGAGGGTGAAGATTACTTCTCTATGTACTACATCAATGAATACATGTTGAAAGCATACGACATTCCAATTTATCCTCATCTAGATGAAAGCACATGGACAATTCCAGTAGAGGTATTAGAACAAGTTGTGTTGCCACCAGTTTGGAATAAGATGCCTGGAAGACCGAAGAAGGTGAGATACAAGAAGGTTTcagaatcacaagctaagaggcCAAAGAGTTCATGCGGACAATGTGGACGTGAGGGCCACAATAGGAGAACATGTAGAAATATACCTTATAACCACTAA